A portion of the Paenibacillus marchantiae genome contains these proteins:
- the yhbH gene encoding sporulation protein YhbH produces MSNSHQPYSFVVSREDWSLHRKGYQDQQRHQQKVKDVIKQNLPDLITEENIIMSDGQQIIKVPIRSLDEYRFVYNYQKQKHVGQGDGDSQVGDVIGRDPASKKPGKGEKAGDQPGHDIVEAEVSIEELEDMLFAELELPDLKQKDKDQIETHTVVFNDIRKKGMQSNIDKKRTILENLRRNATTGNPGIHHISPDDLRYKTWEDKIIPQSNAVIIAMMDTSGSMGSFEKYCARSFFFWMTRFLRRQYEKVEIVFLAHHTEAKEVTEEEFFTRGESGGTICSSVYMKALEIIDSRYPPSSYNIYPFHFSDGDNLTSDNERCVKLIGELMKRSNMFGYGEVNQYNRSSTLMSAYRHIKIDQFMYYVIKEKGEVYKALRSFFQKREGGSVR; encoded by the coding sequence ATGTCAAATTCACACCAGCCTTACTCGTTCGTCGTATCCCGGGAAGATTGGTCGCTTCACCGCAAAGGGTACCAGGACCAGCAACGCCATCAGCAAAAGGTTAAAGATGTCATCAAGCAGAATCTGCCTGATTTGATTACTGAAGAAAACATCATTATGTCCGATGGACAACAAATCATCAAGGTACCAATCCGCAGTCTGGATGAGTACCGTTTTGTGTATAACTACCAAAAGCAAAAACATGTGGGGCAGGGAGACGGTGACAGTCAGGTCGGGGATGTCATTGGTCGTGATCCCGCTTCGAAGAAACCAGGCAAAGGTGAAAAGGCCGGAGATCAGCCCGGGCATGACATTGTTGAAGCCGAGGTGAGCATCGAGGAATTGGAAGATATGCTTTTTGCGGAACTGGAGCTTCCGGATCTGAAGCAAAAAGACAAGGATCAGATTGAGACACATACAGTGGTATTCAACGATATTCGCAAAAAAGGCATGCAGTCCAATATTGACAAGAAACGCACCATATTGGAGAACTTGCGCCGCAACGCCACTACCGGCAATCCGGGTATTCACCATATCAGTCCGGATGATCTGCGTTACAAGACATGGGAAGACAAAATCATTCCACAGTCCAATGCGGTCATTATCGCTATGATGGACACTTCCGGGTCTATGGGCTCCTTTGAGAAATATTGCGCACGCAGCTTTTTCTTCTGGATGACCCGTTTCCTCCGCCGTCAGTATGAGAAGGTCGAGATTGTTTTCCTTGCCCATCATACCGAAGCCAAGGAAGTGACCGAGGAGGAATTTTTCACCCGCGGCGAAAGTGGAGGCACCATCTGCTCCTCTGTATATATGAAGGCACTGGAAATTATTGATAGCCGCTATCCACCTTCCAGCTACAATATCTACCCTTTCCATTTCTCGGACGGGGATAACCTGACCTCAGATAATGAGCGGTGTGTCAAACTGATTGGTGAATTGATGAAGCGCAGCAACATGTTTGGATATGGCGAGGTGAACCAGTACAACCGCAGCAGTACACTAATGTCCGCCTATCGTCATATCAAGATCGACCAGTTCATGTATTATGTGATCAAAGAAAAAGGCGAAGTGTACAAAGCTTTGCGCAGCTTTTTCCAGAAAAGGGAAGGAGGTAGCGTAAGATGA
- a CDS encoding sulfotransferase family protein, with translation MVDVHGNGLVLLLCVPRSGSSLSTVMLQNHSRVFATQEMWFLMNLVDLQKADSRPYGGSAIIRQFYSAMVSDEGFEKACRSFALEIYNGFLEGSGADFIVDKSPRYYYMLEWLDRLFPQSKRIHLQRNPLAIAASYKKVNRHTGEGFELIGSLQSPNLNMKAVDLTLGMLRLNDYFADKHTNAYEVQYEQLVSNPRDEMEKICGFLGIGYEEGIEQYGRFVDSTKSNMFYSMGVGDPFLSSHQEAHQDSVNNWKKILDPQEVEFYCRVIGADLFHRMGYSEQLEEAERWTGVRYEAGPDEEVISKLTRQFSEATGSSWQQGYRMQPVDLVSNTPDENRDNQAANEPDAIDPTLAALATIRQLEAALRAADNRLERGYSERERLKVQLASAHSKIQRIKSLIPFGNQISAWASQRKILRGGKS, from the coding sequence TTGGTAGATGTTCATGGTAACGGACTTGTCTTACTACTATGTGTACCTCGCAGTGGAAGTTCGCTATCCACCGTGATGCTGCAAAATCACAGCCGTGTATTTGCCACACAGGAGATGTGGTTTCTGATGAATCTTGTAGATTTGCAGAAGGCTGATTCCCGCCCCTATGGTGGAAGTGCAATTATCCGTCAGTTTTACAGCGCTATGGTATCAGACGAAGGTTTTGAGAAGGCGTGCAGAAGCTTTGCTCTTGAAATCTATAACGGATTTCTGGAGGGGAGTGGGGCAGACTTCATCGTAGATAAATCTCCTCGTTACTATTATATGCTGGAATGGCTTGATCGCCTGTTTCCACAGTCCAAGCGCATTCATCTCCAGCGTAACCCCCTTGCCATAGCTGCTTCCTACAAAAAGGTAAACCGCCATACAGGAGAAGGATTCGAACTGATTGGCAGCTTGCAGAGTCCGAACCTTAATATGAAAGCAGTTGATCTCACACTGGGTATGCTCCGTTTGAACGATTATTTTGCGGACAAACACACGAATGCCTATGAAGTTCAGTACGAACAACTTGTCTCCAACCCTCGGGACGAAATGGAAAAGATATGCGGTTTTCTTGGCATCGGATATGAAGAGGGAATTGAGCAATATGGACGCTTTGTGGACAGTACAAAGTCCAATATGTTCTATAGTATGGGTGTCGGTGATCCATTTCTGTCCTCGCATCAGGAAGCTCATCAAGATTCTGTTAACAACTGGAAAAAAATACTCGATCCACAGGAAGTTGAATTCTATTGCCGAGTGATAGGCGCAGATCTGTTCCATCGGATGGGCTACAGTGAACAGCTCGAAGAAGCCGAGCGATGGACGGGTGTACGTTACGAAGCTGGCCCGGATGAGGAAGTCATATCCAAGCTAACGCGTCAATTCTCCGAAGCAACGGGCAGCAGCTGGCAGCAAGGTTACCGGATGCAGCCTGTAGACCTAGTGAGCAATACTCCAGATGAAAACAGGGATAATCAGGCAGCGAATGAACCCGATGCAATTGACCCGACACTGGCCGCATTGGCAACGATCAGGCAGTTGGAAGCCGCATTACGTGCAGCCGATAATCGGCTGGAGCGAGGGTACAGTGAGCGGGAACGATTGAAGGTACAGCTTGCCTCTGCTCACAGTAAGATTCAGCGTATCAAATCCTTGATTCCGTTTGGTAACCAGATAAGCGCCTGGGCTTCACAGCGCAAGATACTCCGGGGAGGAAAGTCATGA
- a CDS encoding MFS transporter: MNKRAVKAWIMYDWANSAYATTVLAAVLPVFYASVAAATLDTDTAASYLAYTHSIGMLCVALLTPLLGTLADLSGRKGDFLRVFSIIGIVATLGFSFIGEGDWLLASALLVISTIGFAGGNTFYDAMLPDLVSADRRDMVSSKGYAYGYIGGGLLLAINMLMIQQPGWFGMASTLAGTRLAFISVELWWLVFSIPLFRHAPRRPAAPDMPKSWKAYAGVGVRRLGQTFRQIRRFPQLMRMLVAFWFFNDGINTIILMATIYGTSIGIGTADLMLALLLTQFIGFPCTLLLGAWAQRWGAKQVLMVSLSIYICIVILGYFMTSAIHFYLLAGLVGVVQGISQSTARSLFSNLMPAGRTGEYFGFVNITGKFSSIFGPFVFGWVGQLTGSTRWGILSLIFFFAVGIAVLVTVKVQQGMSDAIQADQEEGQGWMHHPISGKSSEARSTG; encoded by the coding sequence TTGAATAAACGGGCAGTTAAGGCATGGATTATGTATGATTGGGCCAACTCGGCCTATGCGACGACGGTACTTGCAGCCGTTCTTCCCGTCTTCTACGCTTCCGTGGCTGCAGCTACACTGGATACAGATACTGCAGCATCATATCTGGCATACACCCATTCCATCGGCATGTTATGTGTAGCGCTGTTAACCCCTTTGCTGGGGACATTAGCGGATTTATCGGGGCGCAAAGGTGATTTTCTGCGAGTATTCTCCATCATTGGTATCGTTGCAACGCTCGGATTCAGCTTCATTGGGGAGGGAGACTGGCTGCTCGCTTCTGCACTGCTGGTCATTTCGACAATCGGTTTTGCGGGTGGTAACACGTTCTATGATGCGATGCTGCCTGATCTGGTATCAGCGGACCGAAGAGATATGGTCTCCTCTAAAGGCTATGCTTATGGTTATATTGGTGGAGGATTGTTGCTTGCGATCAATATGCTCATGATTCAGCAGCCTGGGTGGTTTGGGATGGCGAGCACACTTGCGGGAACAAGACTTGCTTTTATCTCCGTAGAGTTGTGGTGGTTGGTATTTTCCATTCCGTTATTCCGCCATGCACCACGTCGTCCTGCAGCACCGGACATGCCCAAGTCATGGAAAGCATATGCCGGTGTGGGCGTGCGCAGACTTGGCCAAACTTTTCGCCAGATCCGGCGTTTTCCGCAGCTGATGCGCATGCTGGTTGCTTTCTGGTTTTTCAATGATGGCATTAACACGATTATCCTGATGGCAACGATTTATGGAACAAGCATTGGGATCGGGACAGCAGATCTGATGCTTGCTTTGTTACTGACCCAGTTTATCGGATTTCCTTGTACATTGTTGCTGGGGGCATGGGCACAGCGTTGGGGCGCGAAGCAGGTGTTGATGGTAAGCTTGTCCATTTACATATGCATCGTTATCTTAGGATATTTCATGACATCTGCCATCCATTTTTATCTGCTCGCTGGGCTGGTTGGCGTAGTGCAGGGCATAAGTCAATCGACAGCGCGTTCTTTGTTTAGCAATTTGATGCCTGCTGGCAGAACTGGAGAGTATTTTGGATTTGTAAATATTACAGGCAAATTTTCTTCCATTTTTGGGCCGTTTGTATTTGGTTGGGTAGGCCAATTAACAGGGTCAACCCGTTGGGGGATTCTGTCTCTAATTTTCTTTTTCGCTGTGGGGATTGCAGTGCTAGTGACTGTGAAAGTGCAGCAGGGGATGTCGGATGCGATTCAGGCGGATCAGGAAGAAGGGCAGGGCTGGATGCATCATCCCATATCGGGGAAAAGCTCAGAGGCAAGATCGACTGGATGA